In one window of Mucilaginibacter auburnensis DNA:
- the dnaN gene encoding DNA polymerase III subunit beta produces the protein MRFIVSTTTLLKQLQAVSGALSSSTVLPILENFLFEIKDGNLTISATDLQTSMTTTLSVEAKENGRIAIPSRILLDTLKSLPEQPVAFSVDDNTFAIEINAGDGKYKLSGENGEDFPKIPVVENASSVNLPASVLSEAINKTIFAVSNDELRPAMTGVYCQLSSQYLTFVATDAHKLVRYRRLDAKAESTTSFILPKKALTLLKSALPSDDVNVSVEYNSTSAFFKFNNINLVCRLIDERYPDYEAVIPQNNPNKLSIDRLAFLGSLSRVAIYANKTTHQVRLKINGSELHISSEDIDFANEAHERLNCQYEGTDMEIGFNARFLIEMLKNLSGEEVSLEMSSPNRAGLLLPQGGDENEDVLMLVMPVMLNSYA, from the coding sequence ATGAGATTTATAGTTTCCACAACAACTTTACTTAAACAATTACAGGCGGTAAGTGGGGCATTGAGCAGCAGTACAGTTCTTCCCATATTGGAAAACTTTTTGTTCGAGATAAAAGATGGAAACTTAACCATATCAGCTACCGACCTGCAAACCAGCATGACCACTACCTTAAGCGTAGAGGCCAAAGAGAACGGCAGAATAGCTATTCCATCGCGCATATTGCTCGATACGTTAAAGTCATTACCTGAACAGCCTGTGGCTTTCTCTGTTGATGATAACACCTTTGCTATTGAAATTAACGCCGGCGACGGTAAATACAAATTAAGCGGCGAGAACGGCGAGGACTTCCCTAAAATTCCGGTTGTTGAAAACGCTTCATCTGTAAACTTACCTGCTTCGGTATTATCAGAGGCTATTAACAAAACAATTTTTGCAGTAAGTAATGATGAGCTGCGCCCTGCCATGACGGGTGTTTACTGCCAGTTGTCTTCACAATATTTAACCTTTGTAGCTACTGACGCGCACAAACTGGTACGTTACCGCCGTTTAGATGCCAAGGCCGAGAGCACAACCTCGTTCATTCTGCCTAAGAAGGCTTTGACCTTGTTAAAGTCAGCTTTGCCGTCAGACGATGTAAATGTATCTGTTGAATACAACAGCACAAGCGCTTTCTTTAAATTTAACAACATAAACCTGGTTTGCCGCTTAATTGACGAGCGCTATCCTGATTACGAAGCTGTTATACCGCAAAATAATCCTAACAAGTTGAGCATTGATCGCCTGGCGTTTTTAGGATCATTAAGCCGTGTGGCTATATACGCTAACAAAACCACCCACCAGGTAAGGTTAAAAATTAACGGCAGCGAATTACACATTTCATCAGAAGATATTGATTTTGCCAACGAAGCGCACGAGCGCCTTAACTGTCAGTACGAAGGCACCGACATGGAAATTGGCTTTAACGCAAGATTTTTAATAGAAATGTTAAAGAATTTAAGTGGAGAAGAAGTATCTTTGGAAATGTCTTCGCCAAACAGGGCAGGTTTATTACTGCCGCAGGGAGGTGATGAGAACGAAGACGTGCTGATGCTGGTTATGCCGGTGATGCTTAATAGTTATGCTTAA
- a CDS encoding DUF4397 domain-containing protein: MKRLPGLLLLTAFFACCAACKKMVDLPPDKPKTTLMNVVNATADTLNTFQNGTRFNYTSSFYPGGSLGYLSVIAGEYPYQIKKAGSPDVLLALPLKVDTAQAYSLFITGYAIDRVFLTNDVFLANNDTEIRFVNTSPNRSFDIKIGSNFNYANRAFKSVTPFVAMTAGKSTYQLYEAGGSVPIATGELNLTANRVYTLFTKGTATGTGDAAFGVKLILNR, from the coding sequence ATGAAGAGACTACCCGGCTTATTGTTACTGACAGCGTTTTTTGCATGTTGTGCAGCGTGCAAGAAAATGGTTGACCTGCCACCAGACAAACCTAAAACAACTTTAATGAATGTTGTTAATGCAACTGCCGATACACTCAACACATTCCAGAACGGTACACGCTTTAATTATACATCAAGTTTCTATCCGGGTGGTTCATTAGGTTATCTATCTGTTATAGCAGGAGAATACCCCTATCAGATAAAAAAAGCAGGAAGCCCTGACGTTTTGTTGGCTTTGCCTTTAAAAGTTGATACAGCCCAGGCTTATTCCTTATTTATAACAGGTTACGCAATAGATAGGGTATTTTTAACAAACGATGTATTTTTGGCTAACAATGATACAGAGATACGCTTTGTAAATACATCGCCAAACAGAAGTTTTGATATTAAAATTGGAAGTAATTTTAATTATGCTAACCGGGCATTTAAATCTGTAACCCCTTTTGTAGCCATGACTGCCGGTAAAAGCACCTATCAATTATATGAGGCGGGTGGCTCCGTCCCGATAGCTACAGGCGAGCTTAATCTGACCGCTAACCGCGTTTATACTTTATTTACAAAAGGTACAGCAACCGGCACAGGCGATGCCGCTTTTGGCGTTAAACTAATACTAAACAGGTAA
- a CDS encoding DUF4397 domain-containing protein has product MALIKLIQKRGLTWVFIAFAGFLITAGTLSCSNTNNVLPVGANTQFQIVNLSPDLRPINLYVRFVKRNVAYSYPTPSGYFGMTSIDTPLQIRSALASVSTANLISIDTILKANTKYTLFVTGLRADSSITGIFTVDTGSNTPGRGKVRFVNASPGAVGLDVKANGTAAFANQEYKKVSKFIEMAPGSYDFVITPTGAPANILRTLQKVSIQDGKLYTIYAHGIAGRRDSAAFNAGVLINR; this is encoded by the coding sequence ATGGCCCTGATTAAACTTATACAAAAAAGAGGCTTAACATGGGTATTTATTGCTTTTGCAGGCTTTTTAATCACTGCAGGCACATTATCATGCAGTAACACCAATAATGTATTGCCTGTAGGTGCAAATACGCAGTTCCAGATTGTTAACCTTAGCCCTGATCTGCGCCCTATAAATCTCTACGTACGTTTTGTTAAACGTAATGTGGCTTACAGCTACCCAACTCCATCCGGATATTTCGGTATGACATCTATTGATACACCGTTGCAAATACGCTCGGCTTTAGCCAGTGTATCAACCGCCAACCTCATATCTATCGATACCATATTAAAGGCCAACACCAAATATACCCTTTTTGTTACCGGCCTGCGCGCAGATAGCAGCATTACCGGAATTTTTACTGTTGATACCGGAAGCAATACACCCGGGCGAGGCAAAGTTAGATTTGTGAATGCGTCACCCGGCGCTGTCGGATTAGATGTAAAAGCCAATGGTACAGCTGCCTTTGCTAACCAGGAGTATAAAAAAGTGTCTAAATTTATAGAGATGGCTCCGGGCAGTTATGATTTCGTGATCACCCCAACCGGAGCACCTGCCAACATTTTAAGAACCCTGCAAAAGGTTAGTATACAGGATGGTAAGTTGTACACCATTTATGCCCATGGTATTGCAGGCCGCAGAGACTCAGCTGCTTTTAACGCTGGTGTTTTGATCAACAGGTAA
- a CDS encoding DedA family protein, translating to MEFLKQIIDFILHIDVHLSTIISQYQGWTYLILFVIIFAETGFVVTPFLPGDSLLFAAGALIAGGNTGLNIYLLSLILIVAAISGNTVNYTLGKVLGSQVFKPTNKILKLEYYHQTQAFFEKHGGKAVIFSRFMPIIRTIAPFVAGVGKMPFGRYTLYNVVGGVTWIIVFLFAGFLLGNIQFFKEHFSLIGIGIIVVSVIPPIFAAIKSRVKKPAN from the coding sequence TTGGAATTCTTAAAGCAAATCATCGACTTTATCCTTCACATTGATGTACATCTGTCAACCATTATCAGCCAGTACCAGGGCTGGACGTACCTCATTCTTTTTGTGATCATATTTGCCGAAACAGGCTTTGTAGTTACCCCTTTTCTACCCGGCGACTCGTTGCTGTTTGCAGCCGGTGCTTTAATAGCAGGTGGAAATACAGGATTAAACATTTATTTGCTTTCGCTTATTTTGATTGTTGCAGCCATAAGCGGTAACACGGTTAACTATACTTTGGGTAAGGTACTTGGTTCGCAGGTATTTAAGCCCACCAACAAAATACTCAAATTAGAATATTACCACCAAACGCAGGCTTTTTTTGAGAAGCATGGTGGCAAGGCGGTTATTTTTAGCAGGTTTATGCCCATAATACGCACCATTGCCCCGTTTGTAGCAGGTGTAGGTAAAATGCCTTTTGGCCGTTATACTTTGTATAATGTTGTGGGTGGTGTAACGTGGATCATCGTCTTTTTATTCGCTGGCTTTCTGTTAGGTAACATACAATTCTTTAAAGAGCACTTCTCGCTGATCGGTATTGGCATTATAGTGGTATCTGTTATCCCGCCAATTTTTGCGGCCATAAAAAGCAGGGTAAAGAAACCGGCTAACTAA
- a CDS encoding zinc dependent phospholipase C family protein, producing the protein MLVALSSWGYYAHHRINRLAVFILPKAMSGFYKANIGFITEHAISPDKRRYVDSTEAPKHFLNADHYGKKPFTNIPRRWRDAAKKYSADTLNKYGTVPWAIQSQYYRLVDAFKKHDTTAILTASSYLGHYVADAHVPLHLHSNHDGQLTNQQGIHALWESRIPELFAANYNCYTGKARYIENPLDEAFKICRTSFSKADSVLRLERQLNRTFPPLKKYEVVVRGSRKVKDYSIAYSAAYQRLLQGMVQRRMRSAVLSVSSFWLSAWVDAGQPNLDKLITQPLLSSEKLKLQKEEAVFKNGKIAAY; encoded by the coding sequence ATGCTCGTAGCTCTTTCCTCATGGGGCTATTACGCCCATCACCGCATCAACAGGCTGGCAGTTTTTATTCTACCTAAAGCTATGTCGGGTTTTTACAAGGCCAACATAGGCTTTATTACCGAGCATGCCATCAGTCCTGATAAACGCCGCTACGTTGACTCAACCGAAGCGCCAAAACATTTTTTAAACGCCGACCATTATGGCAAAAAGCCATTTACAAATATTCCGCGCAGGTGGCGAGACGCGGCTAAAAAGTATTCCGCAGATACTTTAAATAAATATGGTACGGTGCCCTGGGCCATACAATCGCAATACTATAGATTAGTTGATGCCTTTAAAAAGCATGATACTACCGCCATTTTAACTGCATCTTCTTATCTGGGCCATTACGTGGCCGATGCGCATGTTCCGCTGCATTTGCACAGCAATCATGACGGGCAACTAACCAATCAGCAAGGCATACATGCTTTATGGGAAAGCCGTATACCGGAGCTTTTTGCTGCTAACTATAACTGCTATACAGGTAAAGCGCGGTATATTGAAAATCCGCTGGATGAGGCTTTCAAAATATGTCGGACCTCATTCAGTAAAGCCGACTCGGTATTGCGATTGGAACGGCAGCTCAACCGTACCTTTCCGCCACTGAAAAAGTATGAGGTGGTAGTTAGAGGTAGCCGAAAGGTAAAAGATTATTCGATTGCTTATTCTGCCGCCTATCAAAGGCTGTTGCAGGGCATGGTGCAGCGACGTATGCGGTCGGCTGTGTTATCAGTTAGCAGTTTCTGGCTTTCGGCCTGGGTAGATGCAGGGCAGCCCAATCTTGACAAATTGATCACTCAGCCCTTGTTATCATCAGAAAAACTTAAACTTCAAAAGGAGGAAGCGGTATTCAAGAATGGTAAAATAGCGGCTTACTGA
- the rpsT gene encoding 30S ribosomal protein S20, producing MANHKSSLKRIRANAAKRLRNRYQAKTTRNAIKKLRSSTTKADATALLSKVISMLDRLAKKNVIHKNKASNNKSKLTKFVNGLS from the coding sequence ATGGCAAATCATAAATCATCATTAAAAAGGATCAGAGCAAATGCTGCGAAGCGTCTGCGTAACCGTTATCAGGCAAAGACCACAAGAAACGCTATCAAAAAATTGAGAAGCAGCACAACTAAAGCTGATGCTACTGCTCTTTTATCAAAAGTGATCTCTATGCTTGACCGTTTAGCTAAAAAGAACGTTATTCACAAGAATAAAGCTTCAAACAATAAATCAAAGCTTACTAAATTCGTTAACGGATTAAGCTAA
- the radC gene encoding RadC family protein has protein sequence MEPYQDKISIKAWAEEDRPREKLSTQGRRALTDAELIAILIGSGSTTETAVELSKRILHHYSNDLNKLGKASIADLCKFKGIGEAKAISIIAALEIGRRRNETESKPPERIGSSRDIYNLMRRHLMDLGHEEFWIILLNQGGKVISTELISKGGLTGTVADPKIVFSIALQHQAVSIILSHNHPSGTLKPSQLDIDLTKKLATAGRLLDIRVLDHLIFTNGGYFSFADEGII, from the coding sequence GTGGAACCTTACCAAGACAAGATAAGTATTAAAGCCTGGGCCGAAGAAGACCGCCCGCGCGAAAAGCTAAGCACCCAAGGCCGCCGCGCCTTAACTGATGCTGAACTGATAGCTATTTTAATAGGCTCGGGCAGCACTACCGAAACAGCTGTTGAACTAAGCAAACGCATTTTACACCACTACAGCAACGACCTTAATAAGCTGGGCAAGGCATCAATAGCCGACCTGTGTAAATTTAAGGGTATTGGCGAAGCCAAAGCAATATCCATTATAGCTGCTTTAGAAATCGGTCGCCGCCGGAATGAAACCGAATCAAAACCGCCGGAGCGCATAGGCAGTTCGCGCGACATTTATAACCTGATGCGCCGCCACCTGATGGATCTGGGGCACGAAGAGTTTTGGATCATACTGCTTAACCAAGGCGGCAAGGTTATTTCAACCGAACTGATCAGCAAAGGCGGTTTGACCGGAACGGTAGCCGACCCAAAAATTGTTTTTAGCATAGCCTTGCAACACCAGGCCGTATCTATTATATTAAGCCATAACCATCCCTCAGGAACGTTAAAGCCGAGTCAGCTGGACATTGACCTTACTAAAAAATTAGCCACGGCAGGCCGCCTGTTAGACATACGCGTGCTTGACCACTTGATCTTTACCAACGGAGGCTACTTTAGCTTTGCGGATGAAGGAATAATTTGA
- a CDS encoding YciE/YciF ferroxidase family protein has translation MATTKTAKKAQETENVEVQESALNELFIDELKDIYWAEKHLVKALPKMAKAATSDELRAAIEKHIGETENQITRLEQVFQSIGEKAAAIKCEAMEGLIKEGEEIVKETEKGSITRDAGIISASQKIEHYEIASYGTLRTLAGVLGYDEAVELLEATLAEEKQCDEDLTILAVNGINKMASTEAE, from the coding sequence ATGGCAACCACAAAAACAGCTAAAAAAGCACAAGAGACAGAAAATGTTGAAGTTCAGGAATCAGCATTAAACGAATTATTTATTGACGAGTTAAAAGACATTTACTGGGCTGAGAAACACCTGGTAAAAGCGCTTCCAAAAATGGCTAAAGCAGCAACTTCTGATGAGTTACGCGCAGCTATTGAAAAACACATTGGCGAAACCGAAAATCAAATTACCCGTTTGGAGCAGGTTTTCCAATCAATAGGCGAGAAAGCTGCCGCCATTAAATGCGAAGCAATGGAAGGCCTGATCAAAGAAGGCGAAGAAATTGTGAAAGAGACTGAAAAAGGCAGCATTACACGTGATGCAGGTATTATCTCGGCTTCACAAAAAATTGAGCATTATGAAATTGCTTCTTACGGTACCTTGCGCACTTTAGCAGGCGTATTAGGTTATGACGAAGCTGTTGAGTTGTTAGAAGCAACTTTAGCCGAAGAAAAACAATGCGATGAGGACCTAACCATTTTAGCCGTTAACGGTATTAACAAAATGGCCAGCACCGAAGCTGAGTAA
- a CDS encoding anhydro-N-acetylmuramic acid kinase, with protein MPVFNRNLQSLFDIAQKPSRLGIGLMSGTSLDGLDIALCSFTGNGLETQFELLNFTTIPYQDHFKDEVRSVFSKKQVELEKVCLLNAYIGSYHADLVLEALKIWEIDPADVDFIASHGQTIYHAPQRLHKHPEYPNATLQIGDGDHLAVKTSILTISDLRQKHVAAGGEGAPLALYGDVILGSKAGEDRILVNIGGISNLTYLPADGDTERILCSDIGPGNTLIDTFTRKFFNKPFDEDSAIADSGTVNEGLLNSLLKHPFFQEAPPKTTGPELFNEEYVRAAQERSGTSHIPAEDVISTLSAFTAKAIADFTRAYMPKGAKMFVSGGGAKNPFVMDYLRKRLYRTEINDTGSLGINPDAKEAILFALLGNEALAGEPLSVGGNPSVLLGKFSFAG; from the coding sequence ATGCCGGTATTCAACAGAAACTTACAATCGCTTTTTGATATTGCCCAAAAACCATCGCGTTTAGGTATCGGACTCATGTCGGGTACGTCATTGGATGGGCTGGATATTGCCCTGTGCAGCTTTACCGGCAACGGATTGGAAACTCAATTTGAGCTGCTCAATTTTACTACCATACCATACCAGGACCATTTTAAAGATGAGGTAAGATCGGTATTTTCCAAAAAGCAGGTGGAACTGGAAAAGGTATGCTTGCTAAATGCTTACATCGGTAGTTATCATGCTGATCTGGTACTTGAGGCATTAAAAATATGGGAAATTGACCCTGCTGATGTAGATTTTATAGCCAGTCACGGTCAAACCATTTATCACGCGCCGCAGCGGTTGCACAAACATCCCGAATATCCTAACGCTACTTTACAAATTGGAGATGGCGACCACCTCGCTGTTAAAACAAGTATATTGACCATATCCGACCTCCGTCAAAAACATGTTGCAGCAGGAGGAGAGGGCGCGCCTCTGGCATTATATGGCGATGTGATATTAGGCAGCAAAGCCGGTGAAGATCGCATCTTGGTAAACATTGGCGGTATATCCAACCTTACGTACTTACCTGCCGACGGTGATACCGAACGCATACTGTGCTCAGATATTGGTCCGGGTAATACGCTGATAGATACCTTTACCCGCAAGTTCTTCAACAAGCCGTTTGATGAAGACTCGGCCATTGCTGATTCAGGAACGGTAAACGAGGGATTGTTGAACTCTTTACTAAAACATCCTTTCTTTCAGGAAGCTCCGCCTAAAACCACTGGTCCAGAGTTGTTTAATGAAGAATATGTACGCGCCGCTCAGGAGCGCTCCGGCACCAGCCATATTCCGGCAGAGGATGTAATTAGTACGCTCAGTGCCTTTACCGCCAAGGCCATTGCAGATTTTACCCGTGCCTACATGCCAAAGGGCGCAAAAATGTTTGTGAGCGGCGGTGGCGCTAAAAATCCGTTTGTAATGGACTATCTCAGAAAACGCTTGTATCGTACCGAAATTAATGACACCGGTAGTTTAGGCATCAATCCCGATGCTAAAGAGGCCATACTGTTTGCTTTACTGGGCAACGAGGCTTTGGCCGGCGAACCGCTATCTGTAGGCGGTAATCCATCAGTGCTGTTGGGTAAGTTTAGTTTCGCTGGATAA
- the nagB gene encoding glucosamine-6-phosphate deaminase, with translation MARLNLLEETRYEKLPVTVYPNPIEASIAVAARIAKLIRDKQAKGQNAVLGLATGVTPISVYAELVRLHREEALSFKNVITFNLDEYYPMQPAAAQSYVRFMNEQLFDHIDIDRANIHIPDGTLTQEDIVAFCVSYEKRIEELGGLDLQILGIGRTGHIGFNEPGSAPNSGTRLVTLDDMTRADAARDFGGKQNVPAKAITMGIGTIFKAREIILMAWNSKKAPIVKKAVEGELSAEVPATYLQLSDNVEFILDEPAASQLTRFKTPWLVKDCVWDNELKKKAVIWLAEHVGTPILKLVADDYNNHGMAQLAVDQGLVYNINIDIFNQIQHTITGWPGGKPGADDTQRPERASPEKKRSIIFSPHPDDDVISMGGTFMRLVDQGHDVHVAYQTSGNTAVWDDDVLRYVEFAIDFEQKMGGDATRLKSIYADMRAFIPQKLPNQPDTPEIRDVKGFIRKTEALAGARFAGLADHHIHFMALPFYETGKVKKNPVSDEDIKLTMQLLQQVKPQQVFAAGDFADPHGTHIVCFNIIVEALRRLRQTEEWVKDCWLWMYRGAWFEFETHEIEMAVPLSPDEVLRKRYAIFKHQSQKDPAVFPGEDQREFWQRAEDRNRDTAERYDRLGFAEYAAMEAFKRYYF, from the coding sequence ATGGCCCGTTTAAATTTATTGGAGGAAACCCGTTACGAAAAACTGCCTGTTACCGTATATCCTAACCCGATAGAGGCATCAATAGCGGTAGCTGCGCGGATAGCAAAGCTGATACGCGATAAGCAAGCCAAAGGCCAAAACGCAGTGCTCGGTTTAGCGACAGGCGTAACCCCCATAAGTGTTTATGCCGAATTGGTGAGGTTGCACCGCGAGGAAGCTTTGAGTTTTAAAAACGTTATCACCTTTAACCTTGACGAATACTACCCCATGCAACCCGCTGCTGCGCAAAGCTATGTGCGCTTTATGAATGAGCAGTTGTTTGACCATATTGATATTGACCGCGCTAACATTCACATACCCGACGGCACACTGACACAGGAGGATATTGTTGCCTTTTGCGTTTCTTACGAAAAACGGATAGAAGAACTTGGTGGCCTCGACTTGCAGATATTGGGTATTGGCCGTACAGGGCATATCGGGTTTAATGAGCCGGGCTCGGCACCTAACTCGGGTACGCGACTGGTTACTCTTGATGACATGACCCGTGCTGATGCTGCACGTGATTTTGGTGGTAAGCAGAATGTACCTGCCAAAGCCATTACCATGGGCATAGGCACCATATTTAAGGCCCGCGAGATCATCCTCATGGCCTGGAATAGCAAGAAGGCACCGATTGTTAAAAAGGCGGTTGAGGGCGAATTGTCAGCCGAGGTGCCTGCTACTTATTTGCAGCTCTCCGATAACGTGGAGTTTATTCTGGATGAGCCTGCCGCATCTCAACTCACCCGCTTCAAAACACCCTGGCTGGTGAAGGATTGCGTTTGGGACAATGAGCTGAAGAAAAAGGCAGTGATATGGCTGGCCGAACATGTAGGTACACCCATTTTAAAGCTGGTAGCCGATGATTACAATAACCATGGTATGGCGCAACTGGCCGTTGATCAGGGCTTGGTGTACAATATTAATATCGATATATTTAACCAGATACAGCATACCATTACAGGATGGCCGGGCGGAAAGCCAGGTGCAGATGATACTCAACGCCCCGAGCGCGCCTCGCCTGAGAAGAAGCGGAGTATCATTTTCTCGCCACACCCTGATGATGATGTTATATCAATGGGTGGCACGTTTATGCGCTTGGTTGATCAGGGGCATGATGTGCATGTGGCCTACCAAACATCTGGCAATACTGCTGTTTGGGATGATGACGTGTTGCGCTATGTAGAGTTCGCTATTGACTTTGAACAAAAGATGGGCGGCGATGCCACCCGCCTGAAAAGTATATATGCGGATATGCGCGCTTTCATTCCGCAGAAACTACCTAACCAGCCGGATACGCCCGAGATACGCGATGTGAAGGGTTTTATACGAAAAACGGAGGCTTTGGCAGGGGCAAGGTTCGCAGGCTTAGCAGACCACCATATTCACTTTATGGCCTTGCCTTTTTATGAGACCGGCAAGGTGAAGAAGAATCCGGTAAGTGATGAGGACATTAAACTCACCATGCAATTATTGCAACAGGTTAAACCCCAACAGGTGTTTGCGGCAGGCGACTTTGCCGACCCACACGGCACCCACATTGTTTGCTTTAACATTATAGTAGAGGCGCTGCGTCGCCTGAGACAAACTGAAGAATGGGTTAAGGACTGCTGGCTGTGGATGTACCGCGGCGCCTGGTTTGAGTTTGAAACCCACGAGATCGAGATGGCGGTGCCCTTATCGCCGGATGAGGTGCTAAGGAAGCGTTATGCTATTTTCAAGCACCAGAGCCAAAAGGACCCTGCAGTGTTTCCGGGTGAGGACCAGCGCGAGTTCTGGCAGCGGGCAGAAGACCGCAACCGCGACACCGCTGAGCGTTACGACCGACTTGGCTTTGCAGAATACGCCGCCATGGAAGCGTTTAAACGCTATTATTTTTAA
- a CDS encoding zinc dependent phospholipase C family protein, protein MKKTYLCRQALLMLCCMVVFTPVRAFSILAHEAIIDAAWAGQLKPLLHKKYPLATVADLQGAYAYAYGGSMVADMGYMPGGSKYFTDLLHYVRSGDFVTILIAEADNVNEYAFALGALSHYMADKYGHALATNLSVAIDYPELQKKFGDVVTYHDDHTSHSRIEFAFDVIQTVKGNYANAAYHKFVGFEVATPVLQRAFRKTYGQDLSTVFPNIESSITRFRWGVQDLFPELARVAWQSDKAGVATSRREVAYKGYSNRIPTNKFDNDNTKKLRTGFVAQGIARLIQRLPKIGPLKKMGFKYPGVTCEELFLQSMDSIMVNYDAALAKVSADELMLVNIDYDTGNLTALNEYALADETYNAWVARLQADKNAVITPTVLQNILAFYNKEKMENLAVNNEEEKKQDTQPLFVSSIAH, encoded by the coding sequence ATGAAAAAGACTTACCTATGCAGACAAGCCCTTCTCATGTTGTGCTGCATGGTCGTCTTCACTCCTGTCCGCGCTTTTTCCATTCTGGCGCATGAGGCCATTATTGACGCAGCCTGGGCCGGGCAACTCAAGCCCTTACTTCACAAAAAATATCCATTGGCTACCGTTGCTGATCTGCAAGGCGCTTATGCCTACGCTTACGGAGGGAGCATGGTGGCCGATATGGGTTACATGCCCGGTGGAAGTAAATATTTTACTGATCTGCTGCATTATGTACGCAGCGGCGATTTTGTTACCATATTAATTGCCGAAGCAGATAACGTAAATGAATACGCTTTCGCGTTAGGTGCATTGTCGCATTACATGGCCGATAAATATGGCCACGCGCTGGCCACTAACCTGTCTGTAGCCATTGACTATCCTGAACTGCAGAAGAAGTTTGGCGATGTGGTTACTTATCATGACGACCATACATCGCACAGCCGTATTGAGTTTGCTTTTGATGTTATACAAACCGTTAAAGGCAATTATGCCAATGCCGCCTATCATAAATTTGTCGGCTTTGAAGTAGCTACGCCGGTACTGCAAAGGGCTTTTCGCAAAACTTATGGGCAAGACTTGAGCACGGTATTCCCTAATATTGAATCGTCTATAACACGTTTCCGCTGGGGTGTGCAGGATCTTTTTCCTGAATTGGCGAGGGTGGCGTGGCAGTCGGATAAAGCAGGTGTAGCAACATCACGCAGGGAAGTGGCTTATAAAGGTTACAGTAACCGTATACCAACCAACAAATTTGATAACGATAATACCAAAAAACTCCGCACAGGTTTTGTAGCACAAGGTATAGCCAGGCTGATACAAAGGTTGCCAAAAATCGGCCCCTTAAAAAAGATGGGCTTTAAATACCCGGGTGTAACCTGCGAGGAACTGTTTCTGCAAAGTATGGACAGCATAATGGTAAACTATGATGCCGCCCTTGCCAAAGTCAGCGCAGACGAGCTAATGCTGGTTAACATAGATTATGATACGGGTAACCTTACTGCTCTAAATGAGTACGCCTTAGCCGATGAAACCTATAACGCATGGGTGGCAAGGTTGCAAGCCGATAAAAACGCTGTTATTACGCCAACGGTACTACAAAACATACTCGCTTTTTATAACAAAGAGAAGATGGAGAATTTGGCAGTGAATAATGAGGAGGAGAAAAAACAGGATACACAACCATTATTTGTATCAAGCATAGCACATTAA
- a CDS encoding DUF6624 domain-containing protein, which translates to MKRFLFTLLLLFILTAIGYAQTPPNNNVHSNTNVTERLKAVLDSVYNVDQEIRERINSAGEKYGLQSKERNDLFAVMAKSDSSNLIIVLDILRKYGWLGTDKVGEKGNKAIWLVVQHSDLKTQKKYLPFLKKSVEKGLSKPYYLALTLDRIAMGEGKKQIYGSQFTRDMTTGKYVVYPIKDEAHLDERRKAMGMEPMVEYAKSMDAEYTYPR; encoded by the coding sequence ATGAAACGATTCCTGTTTACATTGTTATTGCTTTTTATTTTAACGGCTATCGGTTACGCGCAAACACCGCCTAACAATAACGTTCACAGCAATACTAATGTAACTGAACGTTTAAAGGCAGTTCTTGATTCTGTATACAACGTTGACCAGGAAATACGTGAGCGTATAAATAGCGCGGGTGAAAAGTACGGACTGCAATCAAAGGAACGAAATGACCTGTTTGCTGTAATGGCTAAAAGTGACTCATCAAACTTGATTATTGTACTTGATATATTGAGGAAATATGGTTGGTTGGGTACAGATAAAGTTGGAGAAAAAGGTAATAAGGCAATTTGGTTAGTAGTTCAGCATTCCGATCTAAAAACGCAGAAAAAATATCTCCCTTTCTTGAAAAAGTCGGTAGAAAAAGGCTTGTCAAAACCTTATTATTTGGCATTAACGCTGGATAGGATTGCAATGGGTGAGGGAAAGAAGCAAATTTATGGCAGCCAGTTTACACGCGATATGACCACAGGTAAATACGTAGTTTATCCAATAAAAGACGAAGCTCATTTGGACGAGCGCCGCAAAGCAATGGGCATGGAGCCTATGGTGGAGTACGCAAAGAGCATGGATGCTGAGTACACATATCCGAGATAG